The Serratia rhizosphaerae genome has a segment encoding these proteins:
- the tig gene encoding trigger factor, protein MQVSVETTQGLGRRLSITVPADVIAQAVKKELINAAKSVRIDGFRKGKVPMNIVEQRYGASVRQDVLGDLMQRNFVDAIIKEKINPAGAPNYVPGEYKEGEDFSYTVEFEVYPEVELKGLENIEVEKPVVEVNDADVDTMLDTLRKQQATWKDTDRAVEAEDRVTVDFSGSIDGEEFEGGKAADFVLAMGQGRMIPGFEEGLVGHKAGEEFTIDVNFPEDYHAENLKGKAAKFAIVLKKVEERELPELTEEFIQRFGVADGSVDGLRAEVRKNMERELKGAVRNRVKTQVIDGLVNANDIDVPAALIDGEIDVLRRQAAQRFGGNEQQALELPRELFEEQAKRRVVVGLLLGEVISTNELKADEDRVKALIDEMASAYEDPSEVIEFYSKNKELMNNMRNVALEEQAVETLLSNAKVTEKATTFSELMNQTQQA, encoded by the coding sequence ATGCAAGTTTCAGTAGAAACCACTCAAGGCCTTGGGCGCCGTCTTTCTATCACCGTACCTGCTGATGTTATCGCGCAGGCGGTGAAAAAAGAGCTGATCAACGCAGCGAAAAGCGTGCGTATCGACGGTTTCCGCAAGGGCAAAGTGCCGATGAACATCGTTGAGCAGCGTTATGGCGCCTCTGTTCGTCAAGACGTGCTGGGCGATCTGATGCAGCGCAACTTCGTTGACGCGATCATCAAAGAAAAAATTAACCCGGCTGGCGCGCCAAACTACGTGCCGGGCGAGTACAAGGAAGGCGAAGATTTCAGCTACACCGTTGAATTCGAAGTGTATCCGGAAGTTGAGCTGAAAGGCCTGGAAAACATCGAAGTTGAAAAACCAGTGGTTGAAGTCAACGACGCTGATGTTGACACCATGCTCGACACCCTGCGTAAGCAGCAGGCGACCTGGAAAGACACCGATCGCGCCGTTGAAGCTGAAGACCGCGTGACCGTTGATTTCTCTGGTTCTATCGACGGTGAAGAGTTTGAAGGCGGCAAAGCGGCAGACTTCGTTCTGGCGATGGGCCAGGGCCGCATGATCCCGGGCTTCGAAGAAGGTCTGGTGGGTCACAAGGCCGGTGAAGAGTTCACCATCGACGTTAACTTCCCGGAAGACTACCACGCTGAGAACCTGAAGGGTAAAGCCGCCAAGTTCGCCATCGTGCTGAAGAAAGTGGAAGAGCGCGAGCTGCCTGAGCTGACCGAAGAATTCATCCAGCGTTTCGGCGTGGCGGATGGTTCTGTTGACGGTCTGCGCGCGGAAGTGCGTAAAAACATGGAGCGCGAGCTGAAAGGCGCCGTGCGTAACCGCGTCAAGACTCAGGTTATCGACGGCCTGGTCAACGCTAACGACATCGACGTGCCTGCTGCACTGATCGACGGCGAAATCGACGTGCTGCGCCGTCAGGCTGCACAGCGTTTCGGCGGCAACGAGCAGCAAGCGCTGGAACTGCCGCGTGAACTGTTCGAAGAACAGGCTAAGCGTCGCGTTGTCGTCGGCCTGCTGCTGGGCGAAGTGATCAGCACCAACGAGCTGAAAGCTGACGAAGACCGCGTGAAAGCGCTGATCGATGAGATGGCTTCCGCTTACGAAGATCCAAGCGAAGTTATCGAGTTCTACAGCAAAAACAAAGAGCTGATGAACAACATGCGTAACGTGGCTCTGGAAGAGCAAGCGGTGGAAACCCTGCTGTCTAACGCGAAAGTGACTGAAAAAGCGACCACTTTCAGCGAGCTGATGAACCAGACTCAACAGGCGTAA
- the bolA gene encoding transcriptional regulator BolA: MIREQIEAKLRAAFEPAYLEVVDESYRHNVPAGSESHFKVVLVSDRFVGERFLTRHRSIYGVLADELANGVHALALHTYTLKEWEGLQDTVLASPPCRGATPEPWPDV; the protein is encoded by the coding sequence ATGATTCGCGAGCAAATAGAAGCAAAGTTAAGGGCGGCGTTTGAGCCCGCGTATCTGGAAGTGGTTGATGAAAGTTATCGTCACAACGTTCCGGCGGGTTCAGAAAGCCACTTTAAGGTGGTATTGGTTAGCGATCGCTTCGTCGGCGAACGCTTTCTGACGCGTCACCGTTCAATCTACGGCGTGTTGGCGGATGAGCTGGCCAACGGCGTGCACGCGCTGGCGCTGCATACCTACACCCTGAAAGAGTGGGAAGGGCTGCAGGATACCGTACTCGCTTCGCCGCCTTGTCGCGGCGCGACGCCGGAACCCTGGCCGGACGTATAA
- a CDS encoding lipoprotein, whose amino-acid sequence MLKKLCLPLLGALLLAGCASSGNTLNVTPKIVLPTQDPTLQGVTISINGADQRKDQALAKVNRDSRLVTLTPSRDLRFLLQEVLEKQMGARGYMIGPNAPVDLQIVMNNLYADVTEGNLRYSITTKADISIIAVAKNGNKQVKNYRSTYNVQGAFNATNDKITNAVNTVLGDVIADMAQDTSVNDFIKQNAR is encoded by the coding sequence ATGTTAAAAAAACTTTGTCTTCCTTTATTAGGCGCGCTGCTGCTGGCCGGCTGCGCCAGCAGCGGCAATACCCTTAACGTCACGCCGAAGATCGTGCTGCCAACTCAGGATCCGACGCTGCAGGGCGTAACCATCAGCATCAACGGCGCCGATCAGCGTAAGGATCAGGCTCTGGCCAAAGTTAACCGCGATAGCCGTCTGGTCACCCTGACGCCATCGCGCGATCTGCGTTTCCTGCTGCAGGAAGTGCTGGAGAAGCAAATGGGCGCGCGCGGCTATATGATCGGCCCGAATGCACCGGTTGACCTGCAGATCGTGATGAACAATCTGTATGCCGACGTCACCGAAGGCAACCTGCGCTACAGCATCACCACCAAGGCCGATATCTCGATTATCGCCGTGGCGAAAAACGGCAACAAGCAGGTGAAGAACTATCGTTCGACCTATAACGTTCAGGGTGCCTTTAACGCAACCAACGATAAAATCACCAACGCGGTCAATACCGTGCTCGGCGACGTGATCGCTGATATGGCACAGGACACCAGCGTCAACGACTTTATCAAGCAGAACGCGCGTTAA
- the ampG gene encoding muropeptide MFS transporter AmpG, with the protein MSKQYFAIFTQRNSLILLLLGFASGLPLALTSGTLQAWMTVENIDLKTIGIFSLVGQAYVFKFLWSPFMDRYTPPFLGRRRGWLLISQLLLVAAIVAMGFMNPAQHLWWLAALAVLVAFCSASQDIVFDAYKTDLLTAEERGAGAAISVLGYRLAMLVSGGLALWLADRYFGWQATYWLMAGLMLLGIAATLLAPEPDDSVPAPRTMEQAVIAPLRDFFARNNAWLILLLIVMYKMGDAFAGSLSTTFLIRGVGFDAGEVGLVNKTLGLFATIVGALFGGVLMQRLTLFRALMLFGMLQAVSNLGYWILAVTDKNIISMGSAIFLENLCGGMGTAAFVALLMTLCNKSFSATQFALLSALSAVGRVYVGPIAGWFVEAHGWPLFYLFSIAAAIPGLILLAVCRRTLEYTQNTDDFMPRTEFQRAYRWALRLLGVGCSLLALWLLLLISNALDWSSLPQLADAALQTGAALSLTGIVTGSLLDYLALRRTRLT; encoded by the coding sequence ATGTCTAAACAGTACTTTGCGATTTTCACCCAGCGTAACTCGCTGATCCTGCTGCTGCTGGGGTTCGCCTCCGGCCTGCCGCTGGCGCTGACCTCCGGCACGCTGCAAGCCTGGATGACCGTCGAGAATATCGATCTGAAAACCATCGGTATCTTTTCGCTGGTCGGCCAGGCTTATGTCTTCAAATTCCTCTGGTCGCCGTTTATGGACCGCTACACGCCGCCGTTCCTCGGCCGGCGTCGCGGCTGGCTGCTGATCAGTCAGCTGCTGCTGGTGGCGGCGATCGTGGCGATGGGCTTTATGAACCCGGCGCAACATCTGTGGTGGCTGGCCGCGCTGGCGGTGCTGGTGGCGTTCTGCTCCGCCTCGCAGGATATCGTGTTCGACGCCTACAAAACCGATCTGCTGACGGCGGAAGAACGCGGCGCCGGCGCGGCGATTTCCGTGTTGGGCTATCGTCTGGCGATGCTGGTGTCCGGCGGACTGGCGCTGTGGCTGGCGGATCGCTACTTCGGCTGGCAGGCCACCTATTGGCTGATGGCCGGGCTGATGCTGCTCGGTATTGCCGCAACGCTGCTGGCGCCGGAACCCGACGACAGCGTTCCCGCGCCGCGCACCATGGAGCAGGCGGTCATCGCCCCGCTGCGCGACTTCTTCGCCCGTAACAACGCCTGGCTGATCCTGCTGCTGATCGTGATGTACAAAATGGGCGACGCCTTTGCCGGCAGCCTGAGCACCACCTTCCTGATCCGTGGCGTCGGCTTTGACGCCGGTGAGGTCGGGCTGGTCAACAAAACGCTCGGGCTGTTCGCCACCATCGTCGGCGCACTGTTTGGCGGCGTGCTGATGCAGCGCCTCACCCTGTTCCGCGCGCTGATGCTGTTCGGTATGCTGCAGGCGGTGTCGAACCTCGGCTACTGGATCCTGGCGGTGACCGACAAAAACATCATCAGCATGGGCAGCGCCATCTTCCTGGAGAACCTGTGCGGCGGCATGGGCACCGCCGCCTTTGTCGCGCTGCTGATGACGCTGTGCAACAAATCCTTCTCGGCGACCCAGTTCGCCCTGCTGTCGGCGCTCTCCGCCGTGGGCCGGGTCTACGTCGGGCCGATCGCCGGCTGGTTCGTCGAAGCGCACGGCTGGCCGCTGTTTTACCTGTTCTCTATCGCCGCGGCGATTCCCGGCCTGATCCTGCTGGCCGTCTGCCGCCGGACGCTGGAATACACGCAGAACACCGACGACTTTATGCCGCGCACCGAATTCCAACGGGCTTACCGCTGGGCGCTGCGTCTGCTGGGCGTAGGCTGCAGCCTGCTGGCGCTGTGGCTGCTGCTGCTCATCAGTAACGCATTGGACTGGAGCTCGCTGCCGCAGTTGGCCGACGCCGCGTTGCAGACCGGAGCGGCCCTGAGCCTGACAGGCATCGTCACGGGCAGCCTGCTGGATTACCTGGCGCTGCGCCGCACGCGCCTGACGTAA
- the cyoA gene encoding cytochrome o ubiquinol oxidase subunit II — protein sequence MRLKKYNKSIGMLSLFASTVMLSGCDMVLMNPKGAIGVEQRTLIITAIALMLIVVIPVIIMAFGFAWKYRASNKDAKYSPNWSHSNKIEAVVWTIPIIIIAILGTITWKTTHELDPFKPIVTDKKPMTIEVVSLDWKWLFIYPEQGIATVNELAFPKDVPVEFKITSNSVMNSFFIPQLGGQIYAMAGMQTKLHLIGNEAGQYAGISSSFSGRGFSGMKFNAIVTPTEGDFDQWVNKVKASSKNLNTTDDFNKLAEPSENNPVEYFSSVKPNLFKETIGKFMGDMHMHKGAEANAHEGMDMSQGMDMGEHAHAGAEE from the coding sequence ATGAGACTTAAGAAATACAATAAAAGTATTGGGATGTTGTCATTATTCGCATCCACTGTAATGCTCAGTGGGTGCGATATGGTATTGATGAATCCCAAAGGAGCAATAGGTGTTGAACAACGGACACTGATAATCACCGCTATCGCATTAATGCTGATCGTGGTGATTCCAGTCATCATCATGGCGTTCGGTTTTGCCTGGAAGTATCGCGCTTCCAACAAGGATGCCAAGTACAGTCCTAACTGGTCACACTCCAACAAGATTGAAGCGGTCGTCTGGACCATTCCAATCATCATCATCGCCATCCTTGGCACCATTACCTGGAAAACGACGCACGAACTGGATCCATTCAAGCCGATTGTCACCGACAAGAAGCCGATGACCATTGAAGTGGTGTCGCTGGACTGGAAATGGCTGTTTATCTACCCAGAGCAGGGTATTGCGACGGTGAATGAATTGGCCTTCCCGAAAGATGTTCCAGTCGAATTCAAGATCACCTCTAACTCGGTAATGAACTCGTTCTTTATTCCTCAGTTAGGTGGACAGATTTATGCGATGGCCGGCATGCAGACCAAACTGCATCTGATCGGCAACGAAGCGGGGCAATACGCAGGTATTTCCAGCAGCTTCAGCGGTCGCGGGTTCTCCGGTATGAAGTTCAACGCTATTGTCACCCCAACCGAAGGCGACTTCGATCAGTGGGTTAACAAGGTGAAAGCTTCTTCCAAGAACCTCAATACCACCGACGACTTTAACAAACTGGCAGAGCCGAGTGAAAACAACCCGGTTGAGTACTTCTCCAGTGTCAAACCTAATTTGTTCAAAGAAACAATTGGCAAATTCATGGGCGACATGCACATGCACAAAGGCGCTGAAGCAAACGCGCACGAAGGCATGGACATGAGCCAGGGTATGGACATGGGTGAACATGCTCACGCCGGAGCCGAGGAATAA
- the cyoB gene encoding cytochrome o ubiquinol oxidase subunit I → MLGKLTLDAVPYHEPIIMVTVAAIVVGGLALLALLTYLGKWKWLWSEWLTSVDHKKIGIMYIIVAMVMLLRGFADAIMMRSQQALASAGEAGFLPPHHYDQIFTAHGVIMIFFMAMPFVVGLMNVVVPLQIGARDVAFPFLNSLSFWFFVVGVVLINISLGVGEFAQTGWLAYPPLSGKEYSPGVGVDYWIWSLQISGIGTLLTGVNFFATILKMRAPGMPLMKMPVFTWAALCTNVLIIVSFPILTVTITLLTLDRYLGTHFFTNDMGGNMMMYINLIWAWGHPEVYILVLPVFGVFSEVTATFSKKRLFGYTSLVWATIAITVLSFIVWLHHFFTMGSGANVNAFFGIATMIISIPTGVKIFNWLFTMYQGRIQFNSAMLWTIGFIITFSIGGMTGVLLAVPGANFVLHNSLFLIAHFHNVIIGGVVFGCFAGLTYWFPKSFGFTLNETWGKRAFWFWIIGFFVAFMPLYALGFMGMTRRISQNINPEFHPLLMVAAGGAALIACGILCQLIQIFVSIRDRDQNRDLTGDPWGGRTLEWATSSPPPFYNFATMPEIHDRDAFWDMKEKGEAYKKPAKYEPIHMPKNTGAGVIIGFFSLIFGFAMIWEIWWMALAGFIGMIVVWIAKSFDQDVDYYVQVDEIERIENQHYEQISKAGVKHVN, encoded by the coding sequence ATGTTGGGAAAATTAACGCTTGATGCGGTTCCTTACCACGAACCGATCATCATGGTCACCGTTGCTGCAATTGTTGTTGGCGGCCTGGCACTGCTGGCGCTGCTGACATATTTGGGCAAGTGGAAATGGTTGTGGAGCGAATGGCTGACCTCCGTCGACCATAAAAAAATTGGTATTATGTACATCATCGTGGCGATGGTCATGCTGCTGCGCGGCTTTGCCGACGCCATCATGATGCGTAGCCAGCAGGCGCTTGCGTCTGCCGGCGAGGCCGGCTTCCTGCCGCCGCACCACTATGACCAAATCTTTACCGCCCACGGCGTAATCATGATCTTCTTCATGGCGATGCCTTTCGTGGTCGGTCTGATGAACGTGGTTGTACCGCTGCAAATCGGTGCGCGCGACGTTGCCTTCCCGTTCCTGAACTCCCTGAGCTTCTGGTTCTTCGTGGTGGGCGTCGTACTGATCAACATCTCTCTGGGGGTTGGGGAGTTCGCGCAGACCGGTTGGCTGGCGTATCCGCCGCTGTCCGGCAAGGAGTACAGTCCTGGCGTCGGGGTCGATTACTGGATCTGGAGTCTGCAGATTTCCGGTATCGGTACCCTGTTGACCGGTGTGAACTTCTTCGCAACCATTCTGAAGATGCGCGCCCCTGGCATGCCTCTGATGAAAATGCCGGTATTCACCTGGGCGGCGCTGTGTACTAACGTCCTGATTATCGTTTCTTTCCCAATTCTGACCGTCACCATCACGCTGCTGACCCTGGATCGCTATCTGGGCACCCATTTCTTCACCAATGATATGGGCGGCAACATGATGATGTACATCAACCTGATTTGGGCCTGGGGTCACCCAGAAGTGTACATCCTGGTTCTGCCGGTGTTCGGTGTGTTCTCCGAAGTTACCGCGACCTTCTCGAAGAAACGTCTGTTCGGCTATACCTCTCTGGTATGGGCAACCATCGCGATTACCGTTCTGTCGTTCATCGTATGGCTGCACCACTTCTTTACCATGGGGTCCGGCGCGAACGTCAACGCCTTCTTCGGTATCGCCACCATGATTATTTCCATCCCGACCGGGGTGAAAATCTTCAACTGGCTGTTCACCATGTACCAGGGTCGTATCCAGTTCAACTCTGCCATGCTGTGGACCATCGGCTTCATCATCACCTTCTCCATCGGTGGTATGACCGGCGTTCTGCTGGCGGTGCCGGGCGCGAACTTCGTGCTGCACAACAGCCTGTTCCTGATTGCGCACTTCCACAACGTCATCATCGGCGGCGTGGTGTTCGGCTGCTTCGCCGGCCTGACTTACTGGTTCCCGAAATCCTTCGGCTTCACGCTGAACGAAACCTGGGGCAAACGCGCGTTCTGGTTCTGGATCATCGGTTTCTTCGTGGCCTTCATGCCGCTGTACGCGCTGGGCTTTATGGGTATGACTCGTCGTATCAGCCAGAACATCAACCCTGAGTTCCATCCGCTGCTGATGGTTGCTGCGGGCGGTGCTGCGCTGATTGCCTGCGGTATCCTGTGCCAGCTGATTCAGATCTTCGTCAGTATCCGTGACCGCGATCAGAACCGCGACCTGACCGGTGACCCGTGGGGCGGCCGTACTCTGGAGTGGGCAACATCTTCTCCACCGCCGTTCTATAACTTCGCCACCATGCCGGAAATTCACGACCGTGATGCATTCTGGGACATGAAAGAAAAAGGTGAAGCGTATAAGAAACCGGCTAAGTACGAACCGATTCATATGCCTAAGAACACCGGCGCCGGCGTTATCATCGGCTTCTTCAGCCTGATCTTCGGTTTCGCCATGATCTGGGAAATCTGGTGGATGGCTCTGGCCGGCTTCATCGGCATGATCGTAGTCTGGATCGCCAAGAGCTTCGACCAAGATGTTGACTACTATGTGCAGGTTGACGAAATCGAGCGCATTGAGAACCAACACTATGAACAAATCAGCAAAGCAGGCGTGAAACATGTCAACTGA
- a CDS encoding cytochrome o ubiquinol oxidase subunit III: MSTDTLTNHNAAHAEHGHHDAGETKVFGFWIYLMSDCILFASLFATYAVLVNGTAGGPSGKDIFDLKFVLVETFLLLFSSITYGMAMIGMNKGKVGSVNTWLFLTFLFGLGFVAMEIYEFHHLIAEGFGPDHSAFLSSFFALVGTHGLHVSAGLVWIIIMMIQVSKHGLTSTNKTRLMCLSLFWHFLDVVWICVFTVVYLLGVM; encoded by the coding sequence ATGTCAACTGATACTCTGACTAACCACAACGCAGCCCATGCAGAGCATGGGCACCACGACGCAGGAGAGACCAAAGTCTTCGGATTTTGGATCTACCTGATGAGCGACTGTATTTTGTTTGCGAGCTTGTTCGCGACTTATGCAGTACTGGTGAACGGGACCGCTGGCGGTCCCTCTGGCAAAGACATCTTCGATCTGAAGTTTGTTCTGGTTGAGACGTTCCTGCTGCTGTTCAGCTCCATCACCTACGGGATGGCGATGATCGGCATGAACAAAGGCAAAGTCGGCAGCGTCAACACCTGGCTGTTCCTGACCTTCCTGTTCGGCCTCGGCTTCGTGGCGATGGAAATCTATGAATTCCATCACCTGATCGCCGAAGGCTTCGGCCCGGATCACAGTGCGTTCCTGTCCAGCTTCTTCGCGCTGGTCGGTACTCACGGTCTGCACGTGTCCGCCGGTCTGGTCTGGATCATCATCATGATGATTCAGGTGAGCAAGCATGGCCTGACGTCAACCAACAAAACCCGTCTGATGTGCCTGAGCCTGTTCTGGCACTTCCTGGATGTGGTATGGATTTGCGTATTTACCGTTGTTTATCTGCTGGGGGTTATGTAA
- a CDS encoding cytochrome o ubiquinol oxidase subunit IV, which produces MSHSSHETSHGGASHGSVKSYLIGFILSVILTVIPFMMVMNGTASHSTILAVVVGMAVIQVIVHLIYFLHMNTSSEERWNLVALLFTAMIIGIVVVGSLWIMYNLNLNMMVD; this is translated from the coding sequence ATGAGCCATTCATCCCATGAGACCTCTCACGGCGGCGCAAGCCACGGCAGCGTCAAGTCATACCTGATCGGCTTCATCCTGTCAGTCATCCTGACGGTAATTCCATTTATGATGGTGATGAACGGCACTGCCTCTCATTCCACCATCCTGGCGGTTGTGGTCGGCATGGCGGTTATTCAGGTGATTGTTCACCTGATTTACTTCCTGCACATGAACACTTCATCGGAAGAGCGCTGGAACCTGGTGGCATTACTGTTCACCGCTATGATCATCGGTATCGTTGTTGTGGGTTCACTGTGGATTATGTACAACCTCAACCTCAATATGATGGTCGATTAA
- the cyoE gene encoding heme o synthase, which produces MMKQYLQVTKPGIIFGNLISVVGGFLLASKGSIDYPLFLATLVGVSLVVASGCVFNNYIDRDIDKKMERTKNRVLVKGLIAPNVTLVYATALGIAGFALLYTAANPLAMWLAVMGFVVYVGVYSLYMKRHSVYGTLIGSLSGAAPPVIGYCAVTNEFDMGALILLAIFSLWQMPHSYAIAIFRFKDYQAANIPVLPVVKGISVAKNHITVYILAFMIATLMLTLSGYAGYKYLVVAAAVSVWWLGMALRGYKTENDSIWARKLFVFSIVAITSLSVMMSIDFSASASPETLLTYVW; this is translated from the coding sequence ATGATGAAGCAATACCTGCAAGTAACTAAACCAGGAATTATTTTCGGTAATTTAATTTCTGTCGTTGGGGGATTCCTGTTGGCTTCCAAAGGAAGCATCGACTATCCCCTGTTTCTCGCCACCCTGGTGGGTGTCTCGTTGGTTGTCGCCTCGGGCTGTGTGTTTAACAACTACATTGACCGTGACATCGACAAGAAAATGGAGAGAACGAAGAACCGGGTGCTGGTAAAAGGCCTGATCGCGCCGAATGTCACCCTGGTTTATGCTACCGCGCTGGGTATTGCTGGCTTCGCCTTGCTGTATACCGCAGCCAACCCGCTGGCCATGTGGCTGGCGGTGATGGGCTTCGTGGTTTATGTCGGCGTTTATAGCCTGTATATGAAGCGCCATTCTGTCTATGGCACGCTGATTGGCAGCCTGTCAGGCGCCGCGCCGCCGGTTATCGGCTATTGCGCGGTGACCAACGAGTTCGATATGGGCGCGTTGATCCTGCTGGCTATCTTCAGCCTGTGGCAGATGCCGCACTCCTATGCGATTGCCATCTTCCGCTTCAAAGATTATCAGGCAGCCAATATTCCCGTGCTGCCGGTAGTCAAAGGCATTTCCGTCGCCAAGAACCACATTACGGTCTACATTCTGGCGTTTATGATCGCCACCCTGATGCTGACCCTGAGCGGCTACGCCGGGTACAAGTACCTGGTGGTCGCGGCAGCGGTCAGCGTGTGGTGGCTGGGCATGGCGTTACGCGGTTATAAAACCGAGAATGACAGCATCTGGGCACGCAAACTGTTTGTGTTCTCGATTGTTGCCATCACCTCGCTCAGCGTGATGATGTCGATCGATTTTAGCGCCTCGGCGTCGCCGGAAACGTTGTTAACTTACGTCTGGTAA
- a CDS encoding MFS transporter gives MNDNTMTPVERRATWGLGTVFSLRMLGMFMVLPVLTTYGMALNGASETLIGIAIGIYGLAQAIFQIPFGLISDRIGRKPLIVGGLLVFALGSVIAAASDSIWGIILGRALQGSGAIAAAVMALLSDLTREQNRTKAMAFIGISFGITFAIAMVLGPVITHALGLHALFWMIAALALCGIVITLLVVPSADRHVLNRESSMVRGSFSKVLSNPRLLKLNIGIMCLHILLMSSFVALPLAMEKAGLAASSHWIVYLVTMLVSFVSVVPFIIYAEKKRRMKQVFMGCVAVLFAAELVLLISGQHLWGIIAGVQLFFMAFNVMEAILPSLISKESPAGYKGTAMGVYSTSQFIGVAIGGSLGGWLYGLHGAGLVFIAGAVIAAGWFIISSTMQEPPYVSSLRITLSELAAKDTSLASRLQAQPGVAEAIVVPEERSAYVKVDTKQTNRGQLETLVNTL, from the coding sequence ATGAACGATAATACGATGACCCCGGTGGAACGCCGGGCGACCTGGGGTCTGGGCACGGTATTCTCACTGCGCATGCTCGGCATGTTTATGGTGCTGCCGGTGCTGACCACCTACGGCATGGCGCTGAACGGCGCCAGCGAAACGCTGATCGGCATCGCCATCGGCATTTACGGCCTGGCGCAGGCGATTTTTCAAATTCCCTTCGGGCTTATCTCCGACCGCATCGGCCGTAAGCCGCTGATCGTCGGCGGGCTGCTGGTGTTCGCCCTCGGCAGCGTTATCGCTGCGGCCAGCGACTCGATCTGGGGCATTATCCTCGGCCGCGCGCTGCAAGGCTCCGGCGCTATCGCCGCCGCGGTGATGGCGCTGCTGTCCGATCTGACCCGCGAGCAGAACCGCACCAAAGCCATGGCGTTTATCGGCATCAGCTTCGGTATCACCTTCGCCATCGCCATGGTATTGGGGCCGGTGATTACCCATGCGCTGGGACTGCATGCGCTGTTCTGGATGATCGCCGCGCTGGCGCTGTGCGGTATCGTCATTACCTTACTGGTGGTGCCTTCGGCCGACCGCCACGTGCTGAACCGCGAGTCCAGCATGGTGCGCGGCAGCTTCAGCAAAGTGCTGAGCAACCCGCGCCTGCTGAAGCTCAATATCGGCATCATGTGTCTGCACATTCTGCTGATGTCGAGCTTCGTCGCCCTGCCGCTGGCGATGGAGAAAGCCGGGCTGGCTGCCAGCAGCCACTGGATCGTGTATCTGGTGACCATGCTGGTGTCGTTTGTGTCGGTAGTACCATTTATCATTTACGCCGAGAAGAAACGGCGCATGAAGCAGGTGTTTATGGGCTGCGTAGCGGTGCTGTTCGCCGCCGAACTGGTGCTGCTGATTTCCGGCCAGCATCTGTGGGGGATTATCGCCGGCGTGCAGCTGTTCTTTATGGCGTTTAATGTGATGGAGGCGATTCTGCCTTCGCTGATCAGTAAAGAGTCGCCGGCCGGCTATAAGGGCACGGCGATGGGCGTATACTCCACCAGCCAGTTTATCGGCGTTGCCATCGGCGGCAGCCTCGGCGGCTGGCTCTACGGTTTGCACGGCGCCGGGCTGGTGTTTATCGCCGGCGCGGTGATTGCTGCCGGCTGGTTTATCATCAGCAGCACCATGCAGGAACCGCCGTACGTCAGCAGCCTGCGTATCACGCTGTCGGAGCTGGCAGCCAAAGATACGTCGCTGGCAAGCCGGCTGCAGGCCCAGCCCGGGGTGGCGGAGGCCATCGTCGTGCCGGAAGAGCGCAGCGCCTATGTAAAAGTCGATACCAAACAGACCAACCGCGGACAGTTGGAAACGCTGGTCAATACGCTATAA
- a CDS encoding YajQ family cyclic di-GMP-binding protein: MPSFDIVSEIDMQEVRNAVENASRDLGTRWDFRNVPASFELNEKNETIKVSSESDFQVQQLLDILREKLAKRGIEGAALEIPEEFEHSGKTYSVDAKLKQGIETQLAKKIVKLIKDSKLKVQAQIQGDEVRVTGKSRDDLQSVMALVRGGNLGQPFQFKNFRD, encoded by the coding sequence ATGCCATCTTTCGACATTGTTTCCGAAATAGATATGCAAGAAGTGCGCAACGCCGTGGAGAACGCCTCGCGCGATCTGGGCACCCGCTGGGATTTCCGCAACGTGCCGGCCAGCTTTGAGCTGAACGAAAAAAATGAAACGATCAAAGTTTCCAGCGAATCTGATTTTCAGGTTCAGCAGCTGCTTGATATTTTGCGTGAAAAATTGGCTAAGCGCGGTATTGAGGGGGCGGCGCTGGAGATCCCGGAAGAGTTTGAGCACAGCGGCAAAACCTACAGCGTTGACGCCAAGCTGAAGCAGGGGATTGAAACGCAACTGGCGAAGAAAATCGTCAAGCTGATTAAAGACAGCAAGCTGAAGGTGCAGGCGCAGATTCAGGGTGACGAAGTGCGCGTGACCGGGAAATCCCGTGACGACCTGCAAAGCGTGATGGCGCTGGTGCGTGGTGGTAATCTGGGACAGCCGTTCCAGTTTAAAAACTTCCGCGACTGA